A single region of the Desulfotignum phosphitoxidans DSM 13687 genome encodes:
- a CDS encoding CdaR family protein, which translates to MVRISYAFMMFTGPSRSPGSLMPSGMPDLRNHKKCFPFLLILLLCLWGCTPEPLETHLLLPVEFANVPKGMLVTQFRTDKIEIRIKADPRLIERINDKPIHYPADLYTDLDIDPAGATESIGPGYYMLPVDKRRIPMDPAITILEISPSYLGVRLEKEITREFKIEVPCSGDPLEGFIALAPAPDPSSVTLSGAESVINDIQVLKTRPVDLTQAKESFKKEVPLDLEASRHITSDLPIIVVSVQIQEKQVEKSIEHLPIQIRNCTYSARVEPDVMTIAVKGPYSTIHTKETLDQIFAFLDLDGMEPGVYARHTYINIPVGLTMTRSDPRVFTVTIEK; encoded by the coding sequence ATGGTGCGCATATCCTACGCGTTCATGATGTTCACCGGGCCGTCGCGTTCACCCGGATCTTTGATGCCGTCCGGAATGCCTGACCTGCGGAACCATAAAAAATGTTTCCCCTTTTTGTTGATCCTGCTGCTTTGTTTGTGGGGCTGTACCCCGGAACCACTTGAAACCCACCTGCTTCTGCCCGTGGAATTTGCCAATGTGCCCAAAGGGATGCTTGTCACCCAGTTTCGCACCGACAAAATTGAAATCCGCATCAAAGCGGATCCCCGGTTAATCGAAAGAATCAATGACAAACCCATCCATTATCCAGCGGATCTGTACACGGATCTGGACATCGATCCGGCCGGGGCCACGGAATCCATCGGGCCGGGATATTACATGCTGCCCGTGGACAAACGGCGGATTCCCATGGACCCGGCCATCACCATTCTGGAGATTTCCCCTTCCTATCTGGGGGTGCGCCTGGAAAAAGAGATTACCCGGGAATTCAAAATCGAAGTGCCCTGCTCCGGCGACCCGCTCGAGGGATTCATTGCTTTAGCCCCTGCGCCGGATCCTTCTTCAGTGACACTGTCCGGGGCGGAATCCGTGATCAACGACATTCAGGTGTTGAAAACCCGGCCCGTTGACTTGACCCAGGCAAAAGAATCATTCAAAAAAGAGGTGCCCCTGGACCTTGAAGCGTCCCGGCACATTACCAGTGATCTCCCGATTATTGTGGTATCGGTGCAGATCCAGGAAAAACAGGTGGAAAAATCCATTGAACACCTGCCCATCCAGATCCGGAACTGTACTTATTCCGCCCGGGTCGAACCGGATGTCATGACCATCGCGGTCAAAGGCCCTTACAGTACCATCCACACCAAGGAAACCCTGGATCAAATTTTCGCTTTCCTGGATCTGGACGGGATGGAACCCGGCGTCTATGCCCGGCATACATATATCAACATCCCCGTGGGCCTGACCATGACCCGGTCAGACCCGCGGGTATTTACCGTGACGATTGAAAAATAA
- the folP gene encoding dihydropteroate synthase has translation MTGFQLTCGKFHLDLGSRSCIMGILNVTPDSFSDGGRFNKYDAAVARGMRLAEQGAHILDIGGESTRPFSKPVSVQEEIDRVVPVIETLSKKISIPISIDTVKAPVARAALDAGAAIINDISAFEMDPDMADVAARYQVPVVLMHMKGTPETMQADPVYDDLMQEISDYLATRAQYAMSRGIEKTNIILDPGIGFGKTVHHNLVLIQCLKTIVALGFPVLMGPSRKSFIRNLLHLNRAGNDPDSAEQIETGTLAAVGACLAHGAHILRVHDVHRAVAFTRIFDAVRNA, from the coding sequence ATGACGGGTTTTCAACTCACGTGTGGAAAATTTCACCTGGACCTGGGATCCCGGTCCTGTATCATGGGGATATTGAACGTGACCCCGGATTCCTTTTCAGACGGCGGCCGGTTCAATAAATATGACGCAGCCGTGGCCCGGGGTATGCGCCTGGCAGAACAAGGCGCCCATATCCTGGATATCGGCGGAGAATCCACCCGGCCGTTTTCCAAACCCGTTTCCGTGCAGGAAGAAATAGACCGGGTGGTGCCCGTCATCGAGACCCTGTCTAAAAAAATCAGTATCCCCATTTCCATCGACACGGTGAAAGCCCCCGTGGCCAGAGCGGCCCTGGATGCCGGGGCCGCCATTATCAACGATATTTCCGCCTTTGAAATGGATCCGGACATGGCGGACGTGGCAGCCCGATATCAGGTACCTGTGGTACTCATGCATATGAAAGGGACTCCGGAAACCATGCAGGCCGACCCGGTTTACGATGATCTGATGCAGGAGATCAGCGATTATCTGGCGACCCGGGCACAATATGCCATGTCCCGGGGCATTGAAAAAACAAATATCATTCTGGATCCGGGCATTGGATTCGGGAAAACCGTGCACCACAACCTGGTGCTCATCCAGTGCCTGAAAACCATTGTGGCCTTAGGATTTCCCGTGCTCATGGGACCGTCCCGGAAATCGTTCATCCGCAACCTGTTACATCTGAACCGTGCCGGGAATGACCCGGATTCAGCCGAACAGATCGAAACCGGCACCCTGGCAGCTGTCGGGGCCTGTCTGGCACATGGTGCGCATATCCTACGCGTTCATGATGTTCACCGGGCCGTCGCGTTCACCCGGATCTTTGATGCCGTCCGGAATGCCTGA
- the ftsH gene encoding ATP-dependent zinc metalloprotease FtsH, which translates to MNQFYKNISLWLVVVLMMVMLYNIFNQQQTAQTDIGYSEFLSMVEKDRVQSVVIQGQELYFTDASGARFKSFAPNDAELIPLLRSNGVDIKAKPPAESSWLMSIVVSWLPMIVLIGVWIFFMRQMQGGAGGGKAMSFGKSRARLMDDKKEKVTFENVQGINEAKEELTEVVDFLKNPDKYTRLGGRIPKGVLLVGNPGTGKTLLSRAVAGEAGVPFYTISGSDFVEMFVGVGASRVRDLFAQGKKNAPCIIFIDEIDAVGRQRGAGMGGGHDEREQTLNQLLVEMDGFESNEGVILMAATNRADVLDPALLRPGRFDRQVVVDMPDIKGREGILRVHMKKTPLDRDVDPVILARGTPGFSGADLENLVNEAALLAAKRDHDKLAMKDFEDAKDKVYMGLERKSKVIKEEEKKTTAYHEGGHALVARFLPNTDAVNKITIIPRGRAAGVTWFLPEEGDFKYKDQLENELSIAFGGRVAEALIFNRISTGAANDIKQATKLANRMIRNFGMSDKLAPLSYEDHDDNIFIGREMTQAKGYSEATAQQIDAEVAQLVDQAYQKAQKILEENIDILHRLTDLLIEKETVLGAELDDLIAEMRPEYDFHGRRNVRTTPRQDPVDNNRTQARTSESNDPEPDNSEPDDTNDNRSEDDSDSDAQASGDNPSDKE; encoded by the coding sequence TTGAATCAATTTTACAAAAATATTTCCCTGTGGCTGGTGGTCGTCCTGATGATGGTGATGCTCTACAACATCTTCAACCAGCAGCAGACCGCACAGACGGATATCGGGTATTCGGAATTTTTGTCCATGGTGGAAAAGGACCGGGTCCAGAGTGTGGTAATTCAGGGCCAGGAACTGTATTTTACGGATGCCAGCGGTGCCCGGTTTAAAAGCTTCGCCCCCAACGACGCGGAACTGATCCCGCTGCTGCGGTCCAACGGGGTGGACATCAAGGCCAAACCCCCGGCGGAATCCTCCTGGCTCATGTCCATTGTGGTGTCCTGGCTGCCCATGATCGTGCTCATCGGGGTGTGGATCTTTTTCATGCGCCAGATGCAGGGCGGGGCCGGGGGCGGCAAAGCCATGTCCTTCGGCAAAAGCCGGGCCCGGCTCATGGATGACAAAAAGGAAAAAGTCACGTTTGAAAATGTGCAGGGTATCAACGAGGCCAAGGAAGAACTCACGGAGGTGGTGGATTTTCTGAAAAATCCGGACAAATACACCCGGCTGGGGGGACGGATTCCCAAAGGAGTGCTGCTGGTGGGCAACCCCGGAACCGGGAAAACCCTTTTGTCCCGGGCCGTGGCCGGTGAAGCCGGGGTGCCGTTTTACACCATCTCCGGTTCCGATTTTGTGGAAATGTTTGTGGGGGTCGGCGCCTCCCGGGTGAGAGACCTGTTTGCCCAGGGCAAGAAAAACGCGCCGTGTATCATATTCATCGATGAGATCGACGCCGTGGGCCGCCAGAGAGGGGCCGGTATGGGCGGCGGCCATGATGAGCGGGAACAGACCCTGAACCAGCTGCTGGTGGAAATGGACGGATTCGAGTCCAATGAAGGGGTCATTCTCATGGCGGCCACCAACCGGGCCGATGTCCTGGATCCGGCCCTGCTGCGGCCGGGACGGTTCGACCGCCAGGTGGTGGTGGACATGCCGGACATCAAAGGCCGGGAAGGCATCCTGCGGGTGCACATGAAAAAAACGCCCCTGGACCGGGATGTGGATCCCGTGATCCTGGCCAGAGGGACACCGGGATTTTCCGGGGCCGATCTGGAAAACCTGGTCAACGAGGCGGCCCTGCTGGCAGCCAAACGGGACCATGACAAACTGGCCATGAAAGACTTTGAAGACGCCAAAGACAAGGTATACATGGGACTGGAACGAAAATCCAAGGTGATCAAGGAAGAAGAAAAGAAAACCACGGCCTACCATGAAGGCGGGCATGCCCTGGTGGCCCGGTTTCTTCCCAACACCGACGCTGTCAACAAAATCACCATCATCCCCCGGGGACGGGCCGCCGGTGTCACCTGGTTTCTGCCCGAAGAAGGGGATTTCAAATACAAGGACCAGCTGGAAAACGAACTGTCCATCGCTTTCGGCGGCCGGGTGGCGGAAGCACTCATCTTCAACCGCATCAGCACCGGAGCCGCCAATGACATCAAACAGGCCACCAAGCTGGCCAACCGGATGATCCGGAATTTCGGCATGAGCGACAAACTGGCACCGCTGTCCTATGAAGACCATGACGACAATATCTTCATCGGACGGGAAATGACCCAGGCCAAAGGATATTCCGAGGCCACGGCCCAGCAGATCGATGCGGAAGTGGCACAGCTGGTGGACCAGGCCTACCAGAAAGCCCAGAAGATTCTGGAAGAAAACATTGATATTCTCCACCGGCTGACCGACCTGCTCATTGAAAAAGAAACCGTGCTGGGCGCGGAGCTGGACGATTTGATTGCGGAAATGCGGCCGGAGTATGATTTTCACGGCCGGCGAAACGTACGCACCACCCCTAGGCAGGATCCGGTTGACAACAACCGGACCCAGGCCCGGACTTCTGAATCAAACGACCCTGAACCGGATAACTCTGAACCGGACGACACGAATGACAACCGGTCTGAGGACGACTCAGACAGCGATGCCCAGGCATCCGGAGACAATCCATCGGACAAGGAATAG
- the tilS gene encoding tRNA lysidine(34) synthetase TilS, translating to MPRSISIPDRFCRKVAQTLVAHDMVQPGDAVLVAVSGGPDSMALVRVLTHVAPEFELRIGLAHLNHGLRGPDADHDQAFVQQFADGHGLPCVSEIRDVKRLARETGNSLEEAGRNARYDFFSRTAADHGYTRIATGHTRDDNAEQVLMALVRGSGSKGLSGIPAKRGPMIIRPLIDRSRQEIIDFLAALNQAYITDDSNQDPVFLRNRIRSHLIPLLEKHYNPNIRQGLHRLSRILGEETCFLEDHTCRAFDRCVEKKGPDAVFLSIPGLVALHPALIPRVIRHGILHVKTNLRRITHDHMTAIQDLAADSAPGKHLDLPDRIRVYKTRGRLCIRKETLPLRQLGRMHKQSTRIPPKA from the coding sequence ATGCCCCGATCGATTTCCATACCGGACCGCTTCTGCCGCAAGGTGGCACAGACCCTTGTGGCCCATGATATGGTACAGCCGGGCGATGCCGTACTTGTGGCCGTTTCCGGGGGGCCGGATTCCATGGCCCTGGTCCGGGTACTGACCCATGTGGCCCCTGAATTTGAACTCCGGATCGGCCTGGCCCATCTCAACCATGGGCTGCGGGGTCCGGACGCTGACCATGACCAGGCGTTTGTTCAGCAGTTTGCCGACGGTCACGGCCTGCCCTGTGTCAGTGAAATCCGGGATGTGAAACGCCTGGCCCGTGAGACAGGGAATTCCCTGGAGGAAGCCGGACGAAACGCGCGATATGATTTTTTTTCCCGCACTGCCGCAGATCACGGGTATACCCGCATCGCCACGGGCCATACCCGGGACGACAATGCAGAACAGGTGCTCATGGCCCTGGTGCGGGGCAGCGGCTCAAAAGGTCTGTCAGGCATTCCGGCAAAAAGAGGCCCCATGATCATCCGCCCGCTCATCGACCGGTCCCGGCAGGAGATCATCGATTTTCTGGCGGCCCTGAACCAGGCATATATCACGGATGATTCCAATCAGGACCCGGTTTTTTTAAGAAACCGGATCCGGAGCCACCTGATTCCTTTGCTGGAAAAACACTACAATCCCAACATCAGACAGGGACTTCACCGGCTCAGCCGGATTCTGGGGGAAGAAACCTGTTTTCTGGAGGACCATACCTGCCGCGCCTTTGACCGCTGTGTAGAAAAAAAGGGCCCGGATGCGGTTTTTCTGTCCATACCGGGTCTGGTTGCGCTTCATCCGGCCCTGATCCCCCGGGTGATCCGGCATGGGATTCTTCATGTCAAAACCAACCTGCGGCGGATCACCCATGATCATATGACGGCCATACAGGACCTGGCAGCCGATTCAGCACCGGGCAAACACCTGGATCTGCCGGACCGGATCCGGGTGTATAAAACCCGGGGCCGGCTCTGTATCAGAAAAGAAACCCTGCCTTTGCGGCAGCTGGGCCGGATGCACAAACAATCCACACGCATCCCCCCCAAAGCATAA
- a CDS encoding 1,4-dihydroxy-6-naphthoate synthase: MMQKHTRYRLAYSSCPNDTFIFKAIAGRLIDLKEWDFHICMEDVEALNQAAVQRIHDITKLSFAALGNLLDRYALLRSGAALGRGCGPLVVSRPGRSLADVSGKKPTVAIPGMGTTAYHLFRFFMADRFPGVDVTVQPMSFEKIMPAVVDDTADFGLIIHEGRFVYPSLGLEQIADLGQWWEDKTELPIPLGCMAVRRDMDPETACRIQALIRKSIDHAFAHPDLGAEYIRRHAQEMDDTVIRQHIDLYVNDYSKDLGETGEQAVTAFFSYARKTGMIPDTDLPLFAC, translated from the coding sequence ATGATGCAAAAACACACCCGTTACCGCCTGGCCTATTCCAGTTGCCCCAATGACACGTTTATCTTCAAGGCCATTGCCGGACGGTTGATCGACCTGAAAGAATGGGATTTTCATATCTGCATGGAGGATGTGGAAGCATTGAACCAGGCGGCCGTGCAGCGGATCCATGACATCACCAAACTGTCGTTCGCCGCGCTTGGAAACCTGCTGGATCGGTATGCTCTTTTGCGAAGCGGCGCGGCCCTGGGCAGGGGGTGCGGTCCCCTGGTGGTATCCCGGCCCGGCCGCTCCCTGGCGGATGTTTCCGGCAAAAAACCGACCGTGGCAATTCCGGGCATGGGAACCACGGCATATCATCTGTTCCGGTTTTTCATGGCAGACCGGTTTCCGGGCGTTGATGTCACCGTTCAACCCATGTCCTTTGAGAAAATCATGCCCGCAGTCGTGGACGACACGGCTGATTTCGGCCTGATCATTCACGAAGGCCGGTTTGTGTACCCGTCTTTGGGACTGGAACAAATCGCGGATCTGGGACAGTGGTGGGAAGACAAGACGGAACTGCCCATCCCTTTGGGGTGTATGGCCGTGCGCCGGGACATGGACCCGGAAACCGCCTGTCGCATCCAGGCCCTGATCCGCAAAAGCATTGACCATGCCTTTGCCCACCCGGACTTAGGCGCGGAATATATCCGCCGGCATGCCCAGGAAATGGATGACACCGTGATCCGACAGCACATTGACCTGTATGTCAATGATTATTCAAAAGACCTGGGAGAGACCGGAGAGCAGGCCGTGACCGCATTTTTTTCCTATGCCCGGAAAACCGGGATGATCCCGGATACGGATCTTCCCCTGTTTGCCTGCTGA